From Pseudanabaena yagii GIHE-NHR1:
TCGCCTTCTTCAACTGAGTAGACAGCGCCTTATCATCCCCCGTCACCGCCTTAAACGCCTCATCAGGAATCCCTTTCTTTAATACATCAAGATTTAAAACACCCACCAACGAGTTACCGCACTTAATGCGATGGTCGAGGAAATTAAGGGGCATCCCCTTCGCAAAACCCTCAATCCAAAGCGCCACCTTGCAAAGGTCAACGGCTAGGGGATTAATATCCACGCCATAAATGCAATGCTGAATCACATCACGAGTCGCCTCACGCAAAGGTTCAGGACTAGGCGCAGCCTCACCCGTCCGCACTTTAGCCAATTCCTTCCCAATCCGCCGTGCTGCTGCCAACAGGAAATGTCCCGACCCACAGGCAGGATCGCAGACTTTAATGGAGAGGAGGGCGGCTTCTTGAAGTTGTTGAAGACCCTCACCCCCAGCCCCTCTCCCAAGGGGGAGAGGGGAGCAAGATCTTCTCCTGTTCCTATTCCCCCTCTCCCTTTTTGGGAGAGGGGGCTAGGGGGTGAGGGTAAACTATTGGCATAGCTAGTAGAGTTTTGGGAGAGGGGAGCAAGAGCTTGTTTGATGATTTCTAGAGCTTTTTGGAGGTTGGTTTCTACCAGATGGCTACTGATTCTGACAAAACGCAATCCTAGCGATTCAAGAATTTCTTGGCGCTGTCGATCTAGATCTTGTTGTAAATCGTGAATGCTGCCATCAATTTCTACGATTAAACTCTCAGAAGCACAAAAGAAATCAACCACAAAACTACCAATCGTCTGTTGGCGCTTAAATTTATATCCTTCTAGTTGGCGATTCCTTAAGGCTTCCCACAAGATTGACTCACTCTTAGTTGATTCACGACGCAATTGACGAGCAATTTCCGTCATTCGCGATCGCAACCCCGCAGAAATCTCTAAATAATTCTCAGAACCCCTCTCCCCCCTTGGGAGAGGGGCAGGGGTGAGGGAATTCTTCGCCTCATTCATCCTTTCTGCAATCACAGGCTCCAAGGCACTCTTCACCAACTGCGCCACAAGCTCCGATGGCGTGTAATAGGCTCCCGTCGTTTTGCGATCGCTACCTGCCACTAATAAAAACTCATACTTACCCTGAGACAAACTCACCTGTGGATGAAAATCTAACAAACTCTCGTAAACACTGCCCAACTCCTCCACATCCAGCGCCGCATAATTAACCCGCCGCAGTTGCGCCTTATCGGTCGGTGCATAGAGCGATAGATTACGAATGACAACCATCAGATCGTAATTATCTAAGGCACTGACATTTAGCTCTGGCAAAGTCGTTGAGCCGAACAAATCACCATTTAGCGGTGATAGCCCCAACAACTCACCGCGCCAGTTTTCATCAAAAAGGCAAAACGTCACCCGCAAACCTTGCCATAGGTCTTGAAATCCTTCGCGGCGAGGAACGATCGCCTTTTCTGCTAGAGCGCGTAAACGCTCAATGCTGTAATACTCTTCATAAATGCGTACCTTTTCAGGATCTTCGCCCGTCAGTAACAAATTGCGCGACTCCGCCACCATCAAGAATAACAGGCGATAGATCAGCAACAGGATTTGTCGATAAAAATCGCGATCGCTAATTTTGCCCTCACCCCCAGCCCCTCTCCCAAGGGGGGAGAGGGGAGCAAGAGTGGGAGTAAGAGCATCCCTCAGTGCTTGATTTTTTGGATGCTGTAAGAAACCATTACCTAATTGGGCGATCGCTTTTTCGACACCATCGCGTAGGCGATCGCGTACCCTACCGCCCTGCTGTAAAGTTTCTTGATGATAAAACTCCAACAGGCACTCATGGGCATCGTCCATTCCTATCGGTAAACGCGATCGGTGAAACAGACGATAAAACAACCCAAATTCCGCAAAGTTCTCTCCTTCTAAAATTTGCTCAAGATCAAACTCAATATAAGTAAGCCGCGTCATCAAAGAAGAATCACGCAACAACCGCCACTGCAAACCATTGGTAGTAATCCCCCATAGATGCTCAGTCCGATTGAGATATTCCTGCATCAACCCATGAGCCGACAGCCTCGGATTTCCACTCGGCGGCTTATGGTCAAGTCTTATTCTGCATCCAGTAATGTGAATCGGAGGTGTTTCCGTAGTAGTTGCTTTAGCAACCTCCCCATCCCCAACTCCCGCCCGATGCGAAATCGCAAAACTCTGTCCATCAATAACTTCCGCCTCACCCCTAAAAGTAGGCAAATATCCCAAGTTATAAAGCAAAGGCACAACCCAAGCCTTGCGCGTTTCCGTAGTCCCTGACTCCGAGAAACTTGATTCTTCACGGGATTTTTTAAATCCTGCCCAAAACTTTTTCGCCTCACCCCACACCGTCGCAATCTCATCCGCCAGCTTATCCGCCTTGGCAAAGCCAAAGTCTTCAGGTGCTTGTCCCTTGATATTGCTTCCAAATAAATCGGCAAGAATATCACCCGCAATTAAGTTGCCTTCGATATGTAAACCTGTAGTTATACTCATGTCAATCAGCCCTCAAATTAGTTTGAGTAGCTTCGACACACGAATATTTTTGCTGCTGCATCCATTTATAAAACTCTTCAATGGAATTCATTGATTTGAAATTAGTCTCAGTAGTCATTTTCAAAATTACACGCTTGATAAGATCTATAGCTTCATCAAGCTCTATATCAGAAATACTACTGCTACCTCCATGAGCTATAGCCGATCTATTACCATAAATAGTCTTGGCTTGTTTCTCACAAACAATTCGTTCTTCAAGATTTGTTCCCAAAATAAACGCTACAGATTCAGATATCTGATTAGCAATGCCTGGAGACACAAGAACATTTTTTTCTTGAAAAGTAAAAATTGATTCAAAAGCAAAAACCACTTGAACAAAGGCTCTTGCATTATCATTATCCCTAATAGCTTTTCCCACCCACTCAATGGCAGTAATTATTTTACTTTGCAACTTTGTAGGATTAGGCGTGCTAGCTACTTCCCAAATCCATTCATGTCCAAACTGTGCATTCTTGAAATAATATTCGGGCATTGAGCTAAACTGCTCTTGATCCATGCCTTCAAAACGAATTGGAAATTTCCCATCTAGCTCTACAGGTTGGAAAACACCATTAATTCTAGACCTAGAATGGTGGTTTTTTGGTGATGAAAGCAAAAAGACTTTTTCTATAGATGCTCCAACATACTCAAACACTCCTACATCCAAGGAATTATCTAAGCTTCCCAACATATATCTGATAATGTTGTCAAATTGATGAAACTTTGAACAGGCTAACTCATCTGCCTTAACTGCGTCACGAGCATCAACTTTAACACTTATTATTAAGTGATGTTGAGCAGTATCAGGATTGGATCTTGTCAATAAATCGAGATGTGGAATCTCTTTAACAGCTTCTTGATACTTTGGAATTGAATAAATCTTATAGCCCCCTAGTTCAAAAGTTTCACTTGAGATAAGCTCTGCTCCGTAAAAAGGACGAAAAACTTCCCATGTTTGAATAGGCATCACACTTTCTATTTCCTTCATAAGTCTATCTATAGTTTCTTTTGTTGGAATAGTTCCATTTTTTATGCAGTCAAGAACTATATTCCTCAATTCGTTTTGGAAATATTCATTGGATATACTCTTTTTAATTTCTTTGTATTCACATAAAATTTTTTCGGCACTCTCTTTTAAAATATCTGGTGATAGTAATAGTCTTGAATCACCATACACATCAATTTGCTTTTCTTCATTACAACTCAACAGAGCTAAAATATTTTCTTGCAAATTTGTTGAATCGTCTGTCAATTTTGCATTAGCTACAAGAGTTTTTAATACTTCCAATACATTTGTTTTGTTTTTCTGAGACATGATGAGTTCCCTCGTTATTTTGATTTTAAAACATAGACACCGAGCAGATCCATCGGTAACTGAGCCTTCACTTTGACCTGTCCCTCCTTCGTAATTGCTCTAACTCTACGATGAGATTGCGCTAAATCTTGCGATCGCGACTTCGCAATTAACTCTAATTCCTCCTGTAAATCTTCCATACTTTCTAACAAGTCGCGCATATCCGATCGCACCAATCCCAAACTAGGCGGATCGGCTACGGGTTCGGCAGTTTCAATTAACCGTAAAGCCTCACTTTGCTCTAGCCAAATCGGATTTTCAGATGTTCCTGTAAAACCAACCACTAAACATTCTTCAGCTAATAGGCTTTTATCCTCCTTAAGTCCTTGTTTGGGGCTATCAATCAAATGCCGTAAGCGCAATAGTAATAACGTCGTGCGCTTAGTTACCGCATCTGTCACCGTAAAACCACAACGCGCCGCCACAGGATTAGTGGTATTAGTCAAGACATTCTCTAATAGATACCTCGCCAAGCTTTCGACTAGGGGATGATTGCGCCCAATAAATTCGACTCCTTCTGGTGTAGGACTGACAAAGGAAAGGGTTAGCTTTTGGCGATCGCCTAAGAATGCGGATAGATTTGGCGCAATCTGGGGCGGAATATTTGGCAGCACATAGCAAGGATGCTTTTGGATTGTTTTGGGAATGAGTGAGGCATTCAAACGCCCACAAGCTGATCGCACAAAGCGCTCGATTTCTGTCGCACTACCCAACACGCGATCGGACTCAATTAATTCCTGTTGCACATCTTCAGAAGTAATTGCCCTCTGAGCAAACCTTGTACGGCTAACTTTTTCTTCAGCTTGCTCCCAAATCCGATTCATTTCCTTATCCAGTAGCGCCAACTGTGAGCCAGCATCAAACAGTGATAGCTGTACGCCTGCCGATTCGTATTCAAATAGGGAGTTAAAAATTCGCTCGGTAATATTGGCGTTATCCATCGGCACAGGCACGGTAATTCCCAAGGAACGATGGATTTTCACTGCCTTGCGAATCAATACTTTTAAGACCACATCATCAATGGGATTGTCCTGTCCACAGAGTAAAGCGCATTTCACCTCCGATGCTTTTTGACCATAGCGATCGACCCTGCCCTCACGCTGTTCTAGTCGGTTCGGGTTCCAAGGTAAGTCATAGTGCAGCACTGCTGAGAAATGCTCTTGCAGGTTCACACCTTGACTGAGGCAATCCGTTGCCACTAATACTCTTTGTTCATAGCTGGCAAGCTCATTTAAAAATATCTCCCGTTCATCTTCCGACTGCTCACCCGTAATCGCCAAGACCCGCAAGCGATCGCCCTTTTTATCAAGCTTTTGCTTCAGCACATCGCCTAAATGTTTTGCCACATAATGCGCCGTCGCAATATAGCGACACCAGATAATCGGATGATGTCCTTCATTGAGCAACGTGATCGCCGTAGCGATCGCCTGTTGGAGTTTGGCATCCTTTGCGCCGTAAAGTTTTTCAGCAGACTGGACAAAAGCTTTGAGCTTTTTGCGATCGCTATCTCGATATTGTTGCTGTCCCTGCTCGATCGCCAATGTGGGCTGAGCATCAGCAGACTGCTCCTGTTCTGTCGGATCATAAACATAGGATGCCATCAAGTCTTCATCGATCGATTCTTCCTCTAACTGCTCCGAAACCTCACGTTTTTCCACCTGTTTACTCAAGGTCGCTACCGCAGCCGCAGGGGATGACATCACACAACGAATTAGCGCCAACGCCGCCCAATACCGTCCCCGCTTTTGAGCATAGGACATATCATCGGTAACACCATTAACTAAGCCCCGCGCAAAATCATAAACCGCATTAAATAATTCGCGATATTCTCGCGTCAGCTTGTAACTAAGCTCAGTGGATAGTCTTTCAGGAAATGGGGTTTCACTGCCTAGCCACTGCTTCACGTCAGCGCGACGACGTTGGATAAAATGATTGGCTAAGTTGATTCTCTCTTTCTCTGAGAGATGTTCTAAATTCATCGCCGCAAATTCTGGTTTAATAAAGCCCAAAATTGACAAAAAAGATTCTTCAATACCGCTATGGGGCGTTGCTGATAGCAGCATTAAATGTTGATCTTGCTTTGCCGCGATCTCATTCACTAACTGATGGCGCTGCTGTTGCGAAGCACTTTGACCACTCGGACGCGAACAGGTATGCGCCTCATCAACAATTACTAACTCTGGACAATGGGCTAAAAAACTCGCTCGCCGTTTATCGGACTTGGCATAGTCGAGACTAACGATGATATGGGGATAGTAGCCAAATACATGATGATCTCCCGCAGGTAGCGATCGCTCTAATTTGCCCACTGTCCCCGACCGAATCACGACTGCTTCAATATGAAATTTTTCCCGTAATTCCCTTTGCCACTGATCGCAGAGGTGCGGAGGGCATAAAACCGCAAGGCGCTTAATTTCATGGCGATCAAGCATTTCTCTTGCAATCAAACCCGCCTCAATCGTCTTGCCTATCCCCACATCATCGGCAATCAACAATCGCACTGTCGGCAACCGCAAAGCCATCAGCAAAGGAACCATCTGATAGGGACGCGGATAAACCGACAATCTCCCCAAACTTCGAAAAGGTCCCGCCCCATTCCGTAAACTTAGCCTTGCAGCATCCATTAATAACAAAGCAGCTTGACGATCTTGAATCGCTTCAGGTTGTGGTGCAGGGAACTCGGCTGACTCAATGACTTCCAATCCCAGTTTATTGAAAATGCCACAAATCTCATCCTCGTTACCGCTTAGAGGTCTTAGCCTGATTACATCAGCATGATCTGATGGCAAAACCACCCACTGGCGATCGCGACAAGTAACTACAGAACCAATGTTATAACTAGGCATTGTTGGCATTTTATATGGTCAAGCGCATCAAAATAATCTGCGTAAATGAAAGAACTAGAAAGAGCTAATATGTCGTATTTTAAAATACGACACCCAATAGCAACCAATTTAGCATTAAATTTTCACAATAACTACAGCAAAGCAATTTTTGTTCAGGATATCAACCGAGAGAACAAGTGGTAGGACTTTCTCGTTTTTACTAGAGCTAAACACACTTTAAAGATAAAGAACCCAAAAGTTATGGGATCCGCAACGTATCCCGTAACTTTTGGGTTCTTTGTGTCGTATATTAAAATACGACATCGCTGGCAATGACATGAGCAGAAAACAAATCATCATAGGAATCGTTGCAAATGCAGGCGGCGTGGGGAAATCAACTCTCGCTGTCCACCTCGCCTATGAATTGAGCAAGCATAAAATATCTGTTGCATTAATCGATCTCGATCCTCAACGCGCCCTAGATGTTTTCTGTGGGCTTCCACCCGCCACTCCAGAGACATCCATAGTTGGGGCTTTGTCTAAAGAGTTTACAGGAGATTGGACATTAGTTCCCGCATGGGATATTCCTAACATCGAAGTCTGTCAAGGACATCCAAGTATGGCAAGACTAGCCGATGATCTAGTAATTCGTCGCCGAGGCGAGTACGCTCTTGCTGATCGCTTAAAAAGTCATCCCCTCCGTCATGATGTTGTGATCTTAGACTGTCCCGCCACAATGGGCATCATTTGCGAAAATGCGATCGCAGCTAGCACAGGATTACTTGTGCCAATCCAACTAGAAATGAAATCCATCTCTGGAGTCGCGGATTTAGTTGAATGGGTGATCGCCATCACCGACGATCTCAAACTCGAGCCTTCTCCCCAAATACTTGGACTAGTCCCAAGCCTCTATGACAGTAGCCGTGCAATTCATAGACAATATTTACAACAGTTGCCAGAAATAACTGAGCAGTTAAAGATCAAACTATATCCTCATATTCGAGACTCATCAGAATTTAAAAACTCTAGCGCTAATGGGTTGCCATTACAGAAATATCGCCCGAATCATCCTGCTTGTAGTGATTTTCAAGAGATCGCCAAAGACATCATTAAATTATCAAAAGGCTAAATCATCAAAAGTTTAGGGTTGACGATACAAAATGCTAACCCTATTCAAATCAACCTAAACAGAGAGTACAACAATGGGCAAAATTCCAGCAATTTCACAAAGATTTACTAGTGCAATCCAAGCAACAGATCAAGCACAACGTATTAGCGAACTACAAGCCGAAGTAGAAAAGCTGCGATCTTCTCAATCTCCTGTCCTAGAAAAGCAAATTGAAGCCCTTAGATCTCAGCTACAAGAACAGTCGGGGGAAAAAGATATTGAGGTAAGCAAGATTCAAGCTAATCCTCATCAACCACGTCAGACTATCACCAATGAAAGTATTCAAACCATTGCTAGAAGTCTCGAAAAAGATGGACAAATCACACCATTAATTGTGATACCTCAAGATGACAACTATCTCCTATTAGATGGTCAACGCCGTTGGGAAGCAGCCAAAATCTTAGGCTGGCAAACATTGCGATCGGTCATCGCCATCATGCCCGATGACTTACATCGAAAAGCACTACTGACATTTATTCACCATGAGGATCTTAACCCTCTGGACAAAGCAGAAGCAATTTCTAAAGAAGTTGCCGATGTTACCAGTATGAGTACTGAGGAGATATTGACAGTTCTGGCAACAGTGTTAAGACGTTTAGAAAGACAAAAACAAACAAGTCAACTCACCAGTCTTATCACTGTTAGTACTGAAGAACAAAAATTAGGGCTTAAAAGTTTAGGCGTTAATGAAGCTGAAGAAAAATTACTATTAGTGTTGCTAGGATTAGCCCTCAATCCTACATCAGTCAAAGCCAATCTAATGCCGATGCTCTCCCTACCTAATGATTTAAAGCAATCCATTAGAGAAAAAGGACTCAAGGGAGCTCATGCCTTAGCACTTTCTGTCTTATCAGCCAAAGCCTTAGGAATTTCGGAAAAAATAGCTTCCAAAGAACGTATTAAAGCTACAGAGCAAGTATTATCCCAAGAGTTAAATGTAGCCAAGACCAGAGAACTTGTTTCTCAAATTAAGGCTAAATACATTAAATCAGATCATAGTTCGTCGAAACAAATTATGGCGATACAGCGAAGTGTAGAGAAATTATC
This genomic window contains:
- a CDS encoding endonuclease domain-containing protein, with product MSITTGLHIEGNLIAGDILADLFGSNIKGQAPEDFGFAKADKLADEIATVWGEAKKFWAGFKKSREESSFSESGTTETRKAWVVPLLYNLGYLPTFRGEAEVIDGQSFAISHRAGVGDGEVAKATTTETPPIHITGCRIRLDHKPPSGNPRLSAHGLMQEYLNRTEHLWGITTNGLQWRLLRDSSLMTRLTYIEFDLEQILEGENFAEFGLFYRLFHRSRLPIGMDDAHECLLEFYHQETLQQGGRVRDRLRDGVEKAIAQLGNGFLQHPKNQALRDALTPTLAPLSPLGRGAGGEGKISDRDFYRQILLLIYRLLFLMVAESRNLLLTGEDPEKVRIYEEYYSIERLRALAEKAIVPRREGFQDLWQGLRVTFCLFDENWRGELLGLSPLNGDLFGSTTLPELNVSALDNYDLMVVIRNLSLYAPTDKAQLRRVNYAALDVEELGSVYESLLDFHPQVSLSQGKYEFLLVAGSDRKTTGAYYTPSELVAQLVKSALEPVIAERMNEAKNSLTPAPLPRGERGSENYLEISAGLRSRMTEIARQLRRESTKSESILWEALRNRQLEGYKFKRQQTIGSFVVDFFCASESLIVEIDGSIHDLQQDLDRQRQEILESLGLRFVRISSHLVETNLQKALEIIKQALAPLSQNSTSYANSLPSPPSPLSQKGRGGIGTGEDLAPLSPLGEGLGVRVFNNFKKPPSSPLKSAILPVGRDISCWQQHGGLGRNWLKCGRVRLRLVLNLCVRRLVM
- a CDS encoding HEPN domain-containing protein, whose translation is MSQKNKTNVLEVLKTLVANAKLTDDSTNLQENILALLSCNEEKQIDVYGDSRLLLSPDILKESAEKILCEYKEIKKSISNEYFQNELRNIVLDCIKNGTIPTKETIDRLMKEIESVMPIQTWEVFRPFYGAELISSETFELGGYKIYSIPKYQEAVKEIPHLDLLTRSNPDTAQHHLIISVKVDARDAVKADELACSKFHQFDNIIRYMLGSLDNSLDVGVFEYVGASIEKVFLLSSPKNHHSRSRINGVFQPVELDGKFPIRFEGMDQEQFSSMPEYYFKNAQFGHEWIWEVASTPNPTKLQSKIITAIEWVGKAIRDNDNARAFVQVVFAFESIFTFQEKNVLVSPGIANQISESVAFILGTNLEERIVCEKQAKTIYGNRSAIAHGGSSSISDIELDEAIDLIKRVILKMTTETNFKSMNSIEEFYKWMQQQKYSCVEATQTNLRAD
- a CDS encoding helicase-related protein — translated: MPSYNIGSVVTCRDRQWVVLPSDHADVIRLRPLSGNEDEICGIFNKLGLEVIESAEFPAPQPEAIQDRQAALLLMDAARLSLRNGAGPFRSLGRLSVYPRPYQMVPLLMALRLPTVRLLIADDVGIGKTIEAGLIAREMLDRHEIKRLAVLCPPHLCDQWQRELREKFHIEAVVIRSGTVGKLERSLPAGDHHVFGYYPHIIVSLDYAKSDKRRASFLAHCPELVIVDEAHTCSRPSGQSASQQQRHQLVNEIAAKQDQHLMLLSATPHSGIEESFLSILGFIKPEFAAMNLEHLSEKERINLANHFIQRRRADVKQWLGSETPFPERLSTELSYKLTREYRELFNAVYDFARGLVNGVTDDMSYAQKRGRYWAALALIRCVMSSPAAAVATLSKQVEKREVSEQLEEESIDEDLMASYVYDPTEQEQSADAQPTLAIEQGQQQYRDSDRKKLKAFVQSAEKLYGAKDAKLQQAIATAITLLNEGHHPIIWCRYIATAHYVAKHLGDVLKQKLDKKGDRLRVLAITGEQSEDEREIFLNELASYEQRVLVATDCLSQGVNLQEHFSAVLHYDLPWNPNRLEQREGRVDRYGQKASEVKCALLCGQDNPIDDVVLKVLIRKAVKIHRSLGITVPVPMDNANITERIFNSLFEYESAGVQLSLFDAGSQLALLDKEMNRIWEQAEEKVSRTRFAQRAITSEDVQQELIESDRVLGSATEIERFVRSACGRLNASLIPKTIQKHPCYVLPNIPPQIAPNLSAFLGDRQKLTLSFVSPTPEGVEFIGRNHPLVESLARYLLENVLTNTTNPVAARCGFTVTDAVTKRTTLLLLRLRHLIDSPKQGLKEDKSLLAEECLVVGFTGTSENPIWLEQSEALRLIETAEPVADPPSLGLVRSDMRDLLESMEDLQEELELIAKSRSQDLAQSHRRVRAITKEGQVKVKAQLPMDLLGVYVLKSK
- a CDS encoding ParA family protein, with product MSRKQIIIGIVANAGGVGKSTLAVHLAYELSKHKISVALIDLDPQRALDVFCGLPPATPETSIVGALSKEFTGDWTLVPAWDIPNIEVCQGHPSMARLADDLVIRRRGEYALADRLKSHPLRHDVVILDCPATMGIICENAIAASTGLLVPIQLEMKSISGVADLVEWVIAITDDLKLEPSPQILGLVPSLYDSSRAIHRQYLQQLPEITEQLKIKLYPHIRDSSEFKNSSANGLPLQKYRPNHPACSDFQEIAKDIIKLSKG
- a CDS encoding ParB/RepB/Spo0J family partition protein, which translates into the protein MGKIPAISQRFTSAIQATDQAQRISELQAEVEKLRSSQSPVLEKQIEALRSQLQEQSGEKDIEVSKIQANPHQPRQTITNESIQTIARSLEKDGQITPLIVIPQDDNYLLLDGQRRWEAAKILGWQTLRSVIAIMPDDLHRKALLTFIHHEDLNPLDKAEAISKEVADVTSMSTEEILTVLATVLRRLERQKQTSQLTSLITVSTEEQKLGLKSLGVNEAEEKLLLVLLGLALNPTSVKANLMPMLSLPNDLKQSIREKGLKGAHALALSVLSAKALGISEKIASKERIKATEQVLSQELNVAKTRELVSQIKAKYIKSDHSSSKQIMAIQRSVEKLSKENISNIDSQHLTDLRTLFQQKLAEIESILEITNG